A part of Haloarchaeobius sp. HME9146 genomic DNA contains:
- a CDS encoding MMPL family transporter, with protein sequence MNADRIAEAIVEHSKLVIVLLFIATLVVGSGASQVDQSASMDSFQTETEAADKLEYIEQNFRTEGQNRTTVQVVVRGDNVLSKESLLSTLRFQQALYENETVDGTLADTPAVVDVSNAVAIAAIQRERAQGGQAGDGSGGAGEGGQAPPAAPSLDEQISAVESLNESEVDSLVSAILGDSSQGGDGGAAPGGDALALMPIDYDPGSTTADARVMLVFQSVPAESGGTDLPEDVAAGQLAVQDMAEDDLGSDSFVFGIGIVNDETGRSIGDSFTIIGPLALILVIVTLVIAYRDLVDIVLSTLGIGLVLVWMQGFMGWAGIDFSTTLIAVPILLIGLAIDYAIHVFMRHREAREEDPDASVGVTMKRALAGVGVALVWVTVTTSIGFLSNLSSPLPPLQNFGLTSAAGIVAALFVFGALIPALKVEVDGLLERFGFDRRKKPFGGEGRGVGRLLAIGSIGAKRAPIAVLLVALLLSAGGAYGATQVDTSFDRSDFLTEEPPGWMKELPEPFSPGEYNIRQNAEYINGKFLQQDSSSKAELLIQESGGSITDPDTLERVQQVRDRVRDSETVITLADGEPRIVGPLSTIQQVAARNDSFAETVADADTDGDGVPDRNLQAVYDQLYQVSPDDARRVIARDDGEYVALRMQVAIQGGSPVPQVRDEMQAAVEPVQGNGLTATATGQPVLTAIIQDGLLETVVVTLVVTVLAVLAVLVIGYRLFTGYGSLGAVTLLPVVLSLAWVLGAMWLLKIPFNAQTALITSLGIGLGVDYSIHMSERFTDELERLGSVDDAVSATVGGTGGALLGSAVTTASGFSVLALAIVPSLQRFGIVIGLAIVFAFVAAVLVFPSLLVLWGRAVPE encoded by the coding sequence GTGAACGCGGACCGCATCGCCGAGGCCATCGTCGAACACAGCAAGCTAGTCATCGTCCTCCTGTTCATCGCCACGCTCGTCGTCGGGAGCGGTGCCTCGCAGGTCGACCAGTCGGCCTCGATGGACAGCTTCCAGACCGAGACCGAGGCCGCGGACAAGCTGGAGTACATCGAGCAGAACTTCCGGACCGAGGGCCAGAACCGGACCACCGTCCAGGTCGTGGTCCGTGGCGACAACGTCCTGTCGAAGGAGTCGTTGCTCTCGACGTTGCGCTTCCAGCAGGCACTGTACGAGAACGAGACCGTCGACGGGACGCTCGCCGACACACCCGCGGTCGTCGACGTGTCCAACGCGGTCGCCATCGCGGCCATCCAGCGCGAGCGTGCCCAGGGTGGGCAAGCGGGGGACGGTTCCGGTGGCGCTGGCGAGGGTGGACAGGCACCGCCCGCAGCGCCCTCGCTCGACGAACAGATATCGGCCGTCGAGTCCCTGAACGAGTCCGAGGTCGACAGCCTCGTCAGTGCAATCCTCGGCGACAGTTCGCAGGGCGGGGACGGCGGTGCCGCCCCCGGCGGTGACGCGCTCGCGCTCATGCCCATCGACTACGACCCCGGCTCGACCACCGCCGACGCCCGCGTGATGCTCGTCTTCCAGTCGGTCCCCGCGGAGTCTGGCGGGACCGACCTCCCCGAGGACGTGGCCGCGGGGCAACTCGCCGTGCAGGACATGGCCGAGGACGACCTCGGCAGCGACTCGTTCGTCTTCGGCATCGGTATCGTGAACGACGAGACGGGGCGGTCCATCGGTGACAGCTTCACCATCATCGGGCCGCTGGCACTGATCCTCGTCATCGTCACGCTGGTCATCGCCTACCGGGACCTCGTCGACATCGTCCTGAGTACCCTGGGCATCGGCCTCGTGCTCGTCTGGATGCAGGGGTTCATGGGCTGGGCCGGCATCGACTTCTCGACGACGCTCATCGCGGTGCCCATCCTGCTCATCGGGCTGGCTATCGACTACGCCATCCACGTGTTCATGCGCCACCGCGAGGCGCGCGAGGAGGACCCGGACGCCTCGGTCGGCGTGACGATGAAGCGGGCCCTCGCGGGCGTCGGCGTCGCCCTGGTCTGGGTGACGGTCACCACGTCCATCGGGTTCCTCTCGAACCTCTCCAGCCCGCTGCCACCGCTCCAGAACTTCGGGCTGACGAGTGCGGCCGGCATCGTCGCCGCGCTCTTCGTCTTCGGGGCGCTGATTCCCGCGCTCAAGGTCGAGGTCGACGGCCTGCTCGAACGGTTCGGGTTCGACCGGCGCAAGAAACCCTTCGGCGGGGAGGGCCGCGGGGTTGGCCGCCTGCTCGCCATCGGGAGCATCGGCGCGAAGCGCGCCCCCATCGCAGTCCTGCTCGTCGCTCTCCTGCTCAGCGCGGGCGGGGCCTACGGCGCGACCCAGGTCGACACCAGCTTCGACCGGAGCGACTTCCTTACCGAGGAGCCGCCGGGCTGGATGAAGGAGTTACCGGAGCCGTTCTCGCCCGGCGAGTACAACATCAGACAGAACGCGGAGTACATCAACGGGAAGTTCCTCCAGCAGGACTCGTCCTCGAAGGCCGAGTTGCTCATCCAGGAATCGGGCGGGTCGATAACCGACCCGGACACCCTGGAACGTGTCCAGCAGGTGCGCGACCGGGTGCGCGACAGCGAGACCGTCATCACGCTCGCCGACGGGGAGCCCCGAATCGTCGGGCCGCTCTCGACCATCCAGCAGGTCGCCGCCCGGAACGACTCCTTCGCCGAGACGGTCGCAGACGCGGACACAGACGGTGACGGCGTCCCCGACCGGAACCTGCAGGCGGTCTACGACCAGCTCTATCAGGTGTCGCCCGACGATGCTCGGCGCGTCATCGCCCGGGACGACGGCGAGTACGTCGCACTGCGCATGCAGGTCGCCATCCAGGGTGGCTCGCCGGTCCCGCAGGTCAGAGACGAGATGCAGGCCGCGGTCGAACCGGTCCAGGGCAACGGCCTCACCGCCACCGCGACCGGCCAGCCCGTCCTCACCGCCATCATCCAGGACGGACTGCTCGAGACGGTCGTCGTCACCCTCGTCGTCACGGTGCTGGCCGTGCTGGCGGTCCTCGTCATCGGGTACCGGCTCTTCACCGGGTACGGGTCGCTCGGGGCCGTCACCCTCCTCCCCGTCGTCCTCTCCCTGGCGTGGGTGCTGGGGGCGATGTGGCTCCTGAAGATCCCGTTCAACGCCCAGACCGCGCTCATCACCAGTTTGGGAATCGGCCTCGGCGTCGACTACAGCATCCACATGTCCGAGCGCTTCACCGACGAACTCGAGCGACTGGGAAGCGTCGACGACGCGGTCTCGGCCACCGTCGGCGGGACCGGCGGCGCGCTCCTCGGGAGTGCCGTGACGACGGCGTCCGGGTTCTCGGTGCTCGCGCTCGCCATCGTCCCGTCGCTCCAGCGCTTCGGTATCGTCATCGGCCTCGCCATCGTATTCGCGTTCGTGGCGGCGGTCCTCGTCTTCCCGAGCCTGCTGGTGCTCTGGGGTCGCGCCGTCCCCGAGTGA
- a CDS encoding S8 family peptidase, with amino-acid sequence MSDKDSQPSRRTILQATTGALASAGIVGLSSAKPADKVEVNVGFDGPSGRNATLSAADDVVREFNFDAATIQLPKKGAEALARNPNIRYVEENGTMHALAETEGWGIDRVDADVAHANGETGSGADIAILDTGIDSDHPDLQANIGSGKSFVSCSTKGGCRFGAKPADNTCYQSWDDDNNHGTHCAGIANAVDNTEGVIGVSTEATLHAVKVLDKCGSGSFSDIAAGVEYVADQGWDVGSMSLGASSGSSALRDACQYAVNAGVLLVGAAGNSGPCTDCVGYPAAYPEVMAVSSTASDDTLSDFSSTGPEVEIAAPGTDIYSSVASNGGYDTYSGTSMATPHVAGAAGLLMANGYTASEARDQLTSTAEDIGLSSNESGAGLLDAAASLGLDSSDN; translated from the coding sequence ATGTCTGACAAAGACTCACAACCGTCACGGCGTACCATCCTGCAAGCGACCACCGGCGCTCTCGCGAGCGCGGGCATCGTCGGCCTCAGTTCGGCCAAGCCGGCCGACAAGGTCGAGGTGAACGTCGGGTTCGACGGCCCGAGCGGACGCAACGCCACGCTCAGCGCGGCTGACGACGTCGTCCGCGAGTTCAACTTCGACGCCGCCACGATCCAGCTGCCGAAGAAGGGGGCGGAGGCGCTCGCACGGAACCCCAACATCCGTTACGTCGAAGAGAACGGGACCATGCACGCCCTCGCCGAGACGGAGGGCTGGGGCATCGACCGCGTCGACGCCGACGTGGCACACGCCAACGGCGAGACAGGGTCGGGCGCCGACATCGCCATCCTCGACACGGGTATCGACTCGGACCACCCCGACCTGCAGGCCAACATCGGCTCGGGCAAATCCTTCGTCTCCTGTAGCACGAAAGGTGGCTGTCGTTTCGGTGCGAAGCCCGCCGACAACACCTGCTACCAGTCCTGGGACGACGACAACAACCACGGGACCCACTGTGCCGGCATCGCGAACGCGGTCGACAACACCGAGGGCGTCATCGGCGTCTCCACGGAGGCGACCCTGCACGCCGTGAAGGTCCTCGACAAGTGTGGCTCCGGCTCGTTCTCCGACATCGCCGCCGGTGTCGAGTACGTCGCCGACCAGGGCTGGGACGTCGGGAGCATGAGCCTCGGTGCCTCCTCGGGCTCCTCGGCGCTCCGTGACGCCTGCCAGTACGCCGTGAACGCGGGCGTGTTGCTCGTCGGTGCGGCGGGTAACTCCGGCCCGTGTACCGACTGTGTCGGCTACCCGGCCGCCTACCCCGAGGTCATGGCCGTCTCTTCCACCGCCTCCGACGACACCCTCTCGGACTTCTCCTCGACGGGACCGGAGGTCGAGATCGCCGCACCCGGGACGGACATCTACTCCTCCGTCGCGTCCAACGGCGGCTACGACACCTACTCGGGCACCTCGATGGCGACGCCGCACGTCGCCGGCGCTGCCGGCCTGCTGATGGCCAACGGCTACACGGCTTCCGAGGCGCGCGACCAGCTGACGAGCACGGCCGAGGACATCGGCCTCTCCTCGAACGAGTCCGGTGCCGGCCTGCTCGACGCTGCTGCCTCGCTCGGCCTCGACTCCTCGGACAACTGA
- a CDS encoding S8 family peptidase, which produces MADNNSQMSRRRLLKTTGGALTATGIVGMTQAKAGAGGDFVEVNVGFDGARGRARAEKAAKSVNRRFNFDAMTIEVPEKAVKGLQKNPNIRYVEPNGRMFAIPHQPSTYKPPGKCSPWPDCKDSDGGGGGDTSQTLPWGIDRVDAEVAHANGNTGAGADIAILDTGIDSDHPDLQANLGSGTAFAKCKGKSCNYDWDDDNEHGTHCAGIAGADDNSQGVVGVSTEATLHAVKVLDSRGSGSFSDIAAGVEYVADQGWDVASMSLGGSSGSSALRDAVQYADSKGVLLIAAAGNSGPCTDCVGYPAAYPEVVAVGSTNSSDDLSSFSSTGSEVEIAAPGSDIFSTVPGGSYDTFSGTSMACPTVSGAAGQLMADGASASQARDTLTSSAEDIGLASNESGAGLLDVAAALNLDSSNN; this is translated from the coding sequence ATGGCAGACAACAACAGTCAGATGTCGCGGCGGCGGCTGCTGAAAACCACGGGTGGGGCACTCACGGCGACGGGAATCGTCGGCATGACACAGGCGAAGGCCGGAGCAGGTGGCGACTTCGTCGAGGTAAACGTCGGGTTCGACGGTGCACGGGGTCGTGCACGGGCCGAGAAGGCGGCCAAGAGCGTCAACCGACGCTTCAACTTCGATGCGATGACCATCGAGGTCCCGGAGAAGGCAGTGAAAGGGCTGCAGAAGAACCCGAACATCCGCTACGTCGAACCGAACGGCCGGATGTTCGCCATCCCGCACCAGCCGAGCACGTACAAGCCCCCGGGCAAGTGTAGCCCGTGGCCGGACTGCAAGGACTCCGACGGCGGTGGCGGCGGCGACACGAGTCAGACCCTGCCGTGGGGCATCGACCGCGTCGACGCCGAGGTCGCACACGCCAACGGGAACACGGGCGCCGGTGCCGACATCGCCATCCTCGACACGGGGATCGACTCGGACCACCCCGACCTCCAGGCCAACCTCGGCTCTGGTACCGCGTTCGCGAAGTGCAAGGGCAAGAGCTGCAACTACGACTGGGACGACGACAACGAGCACGGCACGCACTGTGCCGGTATCGCGGGTGCGGACGACAACTCCCAGGGTGTGGTGGGTGTCTCCACCGAGGCGACCCTGCACGCCGTCAAGGTCCTCGACAGCCGCGGGTCCGGGTCGTTCTCCGACATCGCCGCCGGTGTCGAGTACGTCGCCGACCAGGGCTGGGACGTCGCCAGCATGAGCCTGGGCGGTTCCTCGGGCTCCTCGGCGCTCCGTGACGCGGTCCAGTACGCCGACAGCAAGGGCGTCCTGCTCATCGCGGCGGCTGGCAACTCCGGTCCGTGTACCGACTGTGTCGGCTACCCGGCCGCCTACCCCGAGGTCGTCGCCGTGGGCTCGACGAACTCCTCGGACGACCTCTCGTCGTTCTCCTCGACCGGTTCCGAGGTCGAGATCGCTGCGCCCGGTTCGGACATCTTCTCGACCGTCCCCGGCGGCAGCTACGACACGTTCTCGGGCACCTCGATGGCCTGCCCGACGGTCTCCGGTGCCGCGGGCCAGCTGATGGCCGATGGCGCGTCCGCCTCGCAGGCACGCGACACGCTCACCAGCTCGGCCGAGGACATCGGCCTCGCCTCGAACGAGTCCGGTGCCGGCCTCCTCGACGTCGCCGCCGCACTGAACCTCGACTCGTCGAACAACTGA
- a CDS encoding BsuPI-related putative proteinase inhibitor produces the protein MSLSGTLEAASTADGVTFTFTVENTGSDPVELQFSDGQTHDVLVIEDEDTQVWCWSEGQMFMQMLQQETIPPGDHVTYECVWEDPEPGEYVAEAFLSASNSDCEASAEFSV, from the coding sequence ATGTCACTCTCGGGCACACTCGAGGCGGCGTCGACAGCCGACGGTGTTACGTTCACGTTCACCGTCGAGAACACCGGTAGCGACCCCGTCGAACTCCAGTTCTCCGATGGCCAGACCCACGACGTGCTCGTCATCGAAGACGAGGACACCCAGGTCTGGTGCTGGAGCGAGGGCCAGATGTTCATGCAGATGCTCCAGCAAGAGACCATCCCACCGGGCGACCACGTCACCTACGAGTGCGTCTGGGAGGACCCCGAGCCCGGGGAGTACGTCGCCGAGGCGTTCCTGTCGGCGTCGAATTCGGACTGCGAGGCGTCGGCGGAGTTCTCTGTCTAG
- a CDS encoding NAD-dependent epimerase/dehydratase family protein, with amino-acid sequence MKLTDKRVLVTGGAGLVGSHLAAHLAEDNDVLVADDLSKGTRDQVPDTVEFEKADMCDPEDVASVITEDTDIVFHFAAYTDTNFDDDRKLFEENGAMTYNVLERMEEVGCDKLAFTSSSTVYGEAPMPTPEDFAPLEPISIYGSSKLADEAIISTYAHSYGVQAWVYRFANIVGPNQRGNVVPDFIEKLLENPDELTILGNGLQEKSYLHVEECIDAMCHVVEHAEKDYNVYNLGTRTTTSVNTIADIVADEMGLDPEYEYTGGDRGWTGDVPKMRLSIEKLSALGWEPSQSSDEAVREATRQLLTELRAEYE; translated from the coding sequence ATGAAGCTGACCGACAAGCGGGTCCTCGTCACCGGCGGCGCGGGACTCGTCGGCTCGCACCTCGCGGCACACCTCGCCGAGGACAACGACGTCCTCGTCGCAGACGACCTCTCGAAGGGGACACGCGACCAGGTCCCCGACACGGTCGAGTTCGAGAAAGCCGACATGTGTGACCCCGAGGACGTGGCCTCGGTGATCACCGAAGACACCGACATCGTGTTCCACTTCGCGGCCTACACCGACACCAACTTCGACGACGACCGCAAGCTGTTCGAGGAGAACGGCGCGATGACGTACAACGTCCTCGAACGCATGGAGGAGGTCGGCTGTGACAAGCTCGCCTTCACCTCGTCCTCGACGGTGTACGGCGAGGCCCCCATGCCGACCCCGGAGGACTTCGCGCCCCTCGAACCCATCTCCATCTACGGCTCCTCGAAGCTCGCAGACGAGGCCATCATCTCGACGTACGCGCACTCCTACGGCGTCCAGGCGTGGGTGTACCGCTTCGCCAACATCGTCGGGCCGAACCAGCGCGGGAACGTCGTCCCCGACTTCATCGAGAAGTTGCTGGAGAACCCGGACGAACTGACCATCCTGGGGAACGGCCTGCAGGAGAAGTCCTACCTCCACGTCGAGGAGTGCATCGACGCGATGTGCCACGTGGTCGAGCACGCCGAGAAGGACTACAACGTCTACAACCTGGGTACTCGCACCACGACCTCGGTCAACACCATCGCCGACATCGTCGCCGACGAGATGGGCCTCGACCCCGAGTACGAGTACACCGGCGGCGACCGGGGCTGGACCGGTGACGTGCCGAAGATGCGTCTCTCCATCGAGAAGCTCTCCGCGCTCGGCTGGGAGCCGAGCCAGTCCAGCGACGAAGCGGTCCGCGAGGCGACCCGGCAGCTGCTGACGGAACTGCGCGCCGAGTACGAGTAG
- a CDS encoding S8 family peptidase, producing the protein MSRKEGRVTRRRLLKTTGGTLTAASLTGLSQAAAGDTVEVNVGFDGPSGQRAVERAASSVTRRFAFDAMTVELPAKAVSALDRNPNIRYVEKNGLMHAIPNRPGTRAPPGACSPWPSCDDDGGGGDTSQTLPWGIDRVDAEVAHANGDTGAGADIAIIDSGIDADHPDLEANLGTGKAFVSCRGGSCTTSWDDDNDHGTHCAGIAGADDNSQGVVGVSTEATLHAVKVLDKRGSGSFSDVAAGIEYVADQGWDVGSMSLGASSGSQAVKDACTYADSKGVLLIAAAGNSGPCSDCVGYPAAYSEVVAVSSTNDSDGLSSFSSTGPEVEIAAPGSSIYSTVPGGYDTFSGTSMACPHVSGAAGQLMATGSSNDNARSTLKSAAEDIGLASNESGAGLLDVAAALNLDSSDN; encoded by the coding sequence ATGTCACGAAAGGAGGGGCGTGTCACGAGGCGCAGATTGCTCAAGACGACAGGGGGGACCCTGACCGCGGCGTCGCTCACAGGGCTGTCACAGGCAGCCGCCGGCGACACCGTCGAGGTCAACGTCGGGTTCGACGGCCCGAGTGGCCAGCGCGCCGTCGAACGGGCCGCATCCTCGGTCACACGTCGGTTCGCGTTCGATGCGATGACCGTGGAACTGCCAGCGAAGGCGGTCAGTGCGCTCGACCGCAATCCGAACATCCGCTACGTCGAGAAGAACGGGCTGATGCACGCCATCCCGAACCGACCGGGAACCCGCGCGCCACCAGGCGCGTGCTCGCCCTGGCCGAGCTGCGATGACGATGGCGGCGGCGGTGACACCAGCCAGACCCTGCCGTGGGGGATCGACCGGGTGGATGCCGAGGTCGCGCACGCGAACGGGGACACGGGCGCTGGTGCCGACATCGCAATCATCGACAGCGGTATCGATGCCGACCACCCCGACCTGGAGGCCAACCTCGGGACGGGGAAGGCGTTCGTCAGTTGCCGCGGCGGCAGCTGCACCACGAGCTGGGACGACGACAACGACCACGGCACGCACTGTGCCGGCATCGCGGGCGCGGACGACAACTCCCAGGGTGTGGTCGGGGTCTCGACGGAGGCCACCCTCCACGCGGTCAAGGTCCTCGACAAGCGCGGGTCGGGGAGCTTCTCCGACGTGGCTGCCGGTATCGAGTACGTCGCCGACCAGGGCTGGGACGTCGGGAGCATGAGTCTCGGTGCCTCCTCCGGTTCGCAGGCCGTGAAGGATGCGTGTACCTACGCCGACAGCAAGGGCGTCCTGCTCATCGCGGCGGCTGGCAACTCCGGGCCGTGCTCCGACTGTGTGGGGTACCCGGCGGCCTACTCCGAGGTCGTCGCCGTGTCCTCGACGAACGACTCGGACGGGCTATCGTCGTTCTCCTCGACGGGGCCGGAGGTCGAGATCGCCGCGCCCGGCTCGTCCATCTACTCGACGGTGCCCGGCGGCTACGACACCTTCTCCGGGACCTCGATGGCGTGCCCGCACGTCTCCGGGGCGGCCGGACAGCTCATGGCGACCGGCAGCTCGAACGACAACGCGCGCTCGACCCTGAAGAGCGCGGCAGAGGACATCGGGCTCGCCAGCAACGAGTCCGGGGCCGGCCTCCTCGACGTCGCCGCCGCACTGAATCTCGACTCGTCGGACAACTGA